The Desulfuromonas versatilis genome has a segment encoding these proteins:
- a CDS encoding bacteriohemerythrin — MNIYWTAELATGMELIDQQHRELFARIDRLVGACMAGKGREETGPMLEFMENYMEEHFAAEERLMADSDYPRAEFHVQEHALFRERLEVFKRELADKGSEADLLTAVNQSIVDWLFDHVCIEDRDLGAHLRAQQR, encoded by the coding sequence ATGAACATCTACTGGACAGCGGAACTGGCTACGGGGATGGAGCTGATCGACCAGCAGCACCGGGAACTGTTTGCCCGCATCGACCGCCTGGTCGGGGCCTGCATGGCGGGCAAGGGCCGCGAAGAAACCGGCCCGATGCTGGAGTTCATGGAAAACTACATGGAAGAGCATTTCGCCGCCGAAGAGCGGCTGATGGCTGATAGCGACTACCCCAGGGCCGAATTCCATGTGCAGGAACACGCCCTGTTCCGGGAGCGCCTGGAGGTCTTCAAAAGGGAGCTAGCCGACAAGGGGTCCGAGGCGGATCTGCTGACGGCCGTCAATCAGTCCATCGTCGACTGGCTGTTCGACCATGTCTGCATCGAGGACCGCGACCTGGGCGCACACCTCCGGGCGCAGCAGCGCTGA